The genomic region TTCTCGATCGTCGCGCGCCCGCGCTTATACGCGGCTTCGTCCACGTCGTGCAGCAGCACTGGATAGCCGGCGGCCGCGCAGACCTGTGCGATGCCGGATCCCATCTGCCCGGCGCCGACCACGAGAATCGTCATCCGCCCTTAATACTCCAAAAAAGAAGGCCGCCATTTCGGGCGGCCATCGTCGCGGTATCGTTCGATGCGGCGCAATCCATCCTGACCTACTGCTCCGCGCCCGTCGAGGCCGGAAATTCCGGGAACCTGCGCTCTCCGGAAGTCTCCGCAGACCCGGCCTCAGGGCTTCGCGCATCGAGCGCCACCGCTCTGTGAGGATAGCACCGGGTCCGCCGGAAGGACAAGCCTACGCCTGTTCGGGACTTCGATTCTATTTGTCCCGATACGCGGAATTTTAGAACCGGACCGTCATACCCCTCAGAACGGTCAATTTGAGCACCAAGACGACCACCATGAGGGCGAAGAGCACGATGGTCGTGACTTCGGCGCTGCCGATCACTTTTCGCTTCCAGGTCCCCTGTTGTTTGCTCTTCGCGAGGGCGCCTTTCCACGGGATGAAGCGCGGTACCATCGTCGTGTATTCCGTGTAGCGATAGCCGAACGTGCGTGCGAGGTACTCTTCTTCGAGCGGAATGACGACCGCATAGACCGCGATGACGATTGCGAGGACGAAGACGAGCAGCCAGAACGATTGCGCGAAGGGGATGCCGCCCGTGAACGCGATGGTGAACCCGATTGCGATGATCGCGTTGCCGACGTACAGCGGATTGCGCACCAGCGCATAGGGGCCGGCGGTCACGAGCTCGGGGGCGGTCACGACGTCGGCGCGAGTGGTGTCGCCCGAATAGCCGACCGCCCAGATGCGCAGCAGCTCCCCGCACAGCGCGATGATGACCCCGATGGTAGCGCTCAGCTCGGTGGGCTGGCCGAAAATGATGAGCGCCAGCGCGACGGGCACGAGCAGCGCGCCGCGGTTCTTGAAGACGACCGCCCGCCAATCCTGACCTTGAGCCGGATTGCGAGGCGGTGGGGCGGCGGGTTTCGTCTTATCCATCTTCCTTTAGAAAGTAGTCGTACAGGTCGCGCAGCGTCCGCTGCAGCGGTATTGATACCTGCCACCCGGTGGCCCGCTGCACGAGCCCGGGGTCGCCGACGATCACCTGCGTGTCGACCGGGCGCATCCGCTCCGGGTCCTGGCGCAGCTCGACCGGCCGGTCCACCAGACGCGTGAGATCTTCGACGATCTCGAGCATGCTGACCGCGCGCCCGCTGCAGACATTATATACCGTTCCTGAAGCGCCTCGTTCGGCGAGCAGCCGGTAGGCGGCCACGACGTCGCGCACGTCGAGAAAATCACGCTGGGCAGAAAGATTGCCGTGCAGCAGCACCGGTGCCTGCCTGCCGCGGCTGATATCTGCGCACTGTTTTGCGAATGCCGCGGCGGCGTAGGACGTGGTCTGGCCGGGGCCGGTATGGTTGAACGAGCGGGTGGCGATCACGCGCAGCCAGCCCGTCTGCGCGTACTGCAGCGCGAGCACCTCGGCCGCCGCCTTGCTGCCGGCGTATGGGTTGTTGGGGCGGATGGGCGCGTCTTCGCGTACCGGAAGCGCCTTGGGATCGACGCTGCCGTAGATCTCCGCCGAGCCGACCGCGATGACCAAGGCATCGGGCGCCTCGTCGCGGCACGCTTCGAGCACGTTGGCGGTGCCGACCACATTCGTTTCAACGGTGGAGGCTGGGTCTTTGAGTGATAACGCGACCGACGCTTGCGCGGCTAAATGGTAGACCGCTTGAGGCTTGGCCTCTTTGACTGCGGCGCGCAGCGTCTCTGGATCCAGCAGTTCAGCGCTCAGCCAGCGCACGTGTGTGGCCGCATCGGTGCTCAGCGTGGTCAGCTGCGTGTGATCCCCGCGCGTGACGCCCGTGACGTCGTCGCCATGGTCGAGCAGCTCGCGGATGAGCCACTGTCCGACGAACCCGTCGGCGCCCGTGACGAGGCAGCGCACCTTTAGCCGTTCAGTTTGCGCAAGCGCGCGAGGTCCGCGTCGACCATCTCGGCGATCATCTGCTCGAACGTGATCTCGGGCCGCCAGCCGAGCACGCGCTGCGCTTTGGACGCGTCTCCTACGAGCACATCCACCTCGGCCGGGCGTATGAATTTCGGATCGACGACGACGTGTTTCTTCCAGTCGAGGCCGGCGTGGGCGAACGCGGCGGCAACGAGGTCTTGGACCGTGCGCGTCGTGCCGGTGGCGATCACGTAATCGTCGGGGTTGGACTGCTGAAGCATGAGCCACATCGCGCGCACGTAATCCCGCGCGTCGCCCCAGTCTCTGCGCGCCTCAAGATTGCCGAGGCGCAGCTCTTTGATGAGTCCGAGCTTGATGCGCGCCGCGCCGTCCGTCACCTTTCTCGTGACAAATTCAAGCCCGCGCCGCGGCGAGTTGTGGATCACGCACTCGCCGACGCCGGCGTGGAACTTTCCCGACGTCGTCGTGAAGTCGTACAGCCAGCCGTCATAGTCGGGAATCGGCAGGGTACGTTTGACCTCTGCGAGTTCTTTCCGGAGATGCCGGCCGGTGTTCGTGATATACGGCGTCCGCAGGTTCATCGAGTAGAACGGCCCGGGCCGTTCCGGCGGGCCGACCTCGACGTTGAGCACGAGATCTTGATCCAAGGCCTTGCGAGCCATGAACCACAGACCCATCGCCAATGTCGGCGAATTGGTCTTGAAATTCTTGAATGGGTAGCGGGCATTGCCGGCCTTGAGACCATCGGTGGCGTTGTAGCCTTCTAAGAACGACACCCACGTCTGCTCGTCCGCGTTGAGTATGATCGCGGGAACGCGCTTTTTGGCGTCATCCGTGTAGCACACTTCCCGCAGCCAGTGCACGAAGGACGGGGCACCAGCCAAGGCGAGCGCACCGACGGTTCTCCCCGGTACGAAGCCTGACGAGCCGTAGGTCTCTCGCGTCCTTCCGCACGTGACTTGCTTCCAGACCTCGGCGAATCGCCGCCGAAGTCCAAAGTCATTATTGGCGAACTTTGCGTGCCACGCGCCTCGCGCGCTCGGACCGGCATAGCCGTCCCCGACGAACGCACCGAGCAGCCATGCAAGCTCGTGGGTGATCTTCGTGATCTTTGGCGCTTGCGGCAGATCGGCCCGCTTGAGCTTATCTCCGGGCCGGACGTCGCCGGCGCGCCTCTCCTCACCAGCCAGGAACATCACATGATCGCCGGTCAGGGTGACGCACCCGCAGCGCGCTTCTATGCGTGTGACGCGCTTGTTCTTAACTCGAGGCACGTGATGGTACGCAGTTCCCTGGAGAACATCGACGAAGCTCTCGCCATCCCACACCTCGAGACCGTCGGTCTCGAAACGCTGATATGCGCGGCCCTTCGGCTGTACGCGAAGCACCTCGCCGATCGGCACGATGTCGATAAGGCCATCGCGCCGGATGATCACTGGCGTATTGGCCGAAAGGGACTCGTGATTGAACAGAATTCCCGACGACGTGAACAGATCGTACGATTCGCGATAGTTCACCGTGATCCAATGGCCGTATACTTTCGCGACGCCGTACGGACTGCGCGGATAGAACGGCGTCGTCTCGCGCTGCGGCGTCTCTTGCACCTTGCCGAACATCTCGCTGCTCGACGCCTGATAGAAGCGCGCGTCGGGCTTGGCGTTGCGCATCGCTTCGAGCAAGCGCGTCACGCCGACCGCAGTGAACTCGGCGGTGAGCACCGGCTGCGACCACGAGGTGGGCACGAAACTTTGCGCGCCGAGATTGTAGACCTCATCCGGCTTGGATTCGCGCAGCGCGCTGACCAGCGAGTGCTCGTCGAGCAAGTCGCCGGACAGCAGCGTGATCTTGTCGATGATGTGCGCGATGCGGTCGAATGAGTTGGTGCTCGAACGGCGCGTGATGCCGAAGACGTCGTAATCTTTCTCGAGCAGAAATTCGGCCAGGTACGATCCATCCTGGCCGGTGATGCCGGTGATCAGAGCCCGTTTTTTCGCCATCGATGCGCCGCCTTCGGTCGGTCCGTAGTCCCGGCCTCTTGAGGCCGGGCCCGCGCTCAAGAGCGCGGGACTACATATTGCAAACTACATCTCGAGTGGTTCGGTAGGCTGGCGCTCGTTCGCGTATGCTACCACGCCGATGCCGGCAAGCGCCACCAGGCCGCCGAGCGCGGTCGTCAGCGGAATCACCTGCCCTAAGAACATCAGCGCGAACACCGCCGCCATCAAGGGCTGTGCCAGAAACGAAACAGCGACGACTGCCGCCGGCATGTAGCCGAGCGACTGCGAGACCAGCGTGTGGCCAAGCACGGTCGCCACGACGGCGAGCCCGATCGCCAAGCCCAGGTCGTGCGCCGAGATCGCGAAGCCCGCACCGGTGCCCAACGCCGCGACGCAGACGAAGGCCGCACACGACGCGTACACTCCTAGCGCATAGCGCGGCGCGTCGATGCGGCGGCGCACGCTGCGCCCGCACAGCAGGTAGCCGGTCTCGGCCAGCGCGGCGAGCAGCGCCAGTCCGTCGCCGATCAGCGCGCGCCCCGACAGCAAGACATCGTGGCGCGCGACGATCGCGATGCCGATGATGCCGATGGCGATGCCGGCCAAGATCAACGGCGTCGGTCGCTCGCGGAAGATCAGCCACGCGAGCAGCGCCACGAAGATCGGATGCGTGCTCACGAACAGCGCCGCGCTGGCGACCGAGGTGAATTTGAGGCTCATCGCCCAGATGACGAGGTCGAACGCGAACAGCGCGCCCGCGCCGGCGGTCGTCCACAAGTCCGTACGCGTGAAGGGCACGCGCGTCTGCGCCGCGCCGCTGCCGCGCGCGACGAACGCGACCGGCAGCATCAGCAGCGCGGCGAACACCATGCGATACGCGACCATGGTCACGACCGGCGCGTGCGCCAAACTGTAAAAAATGCCGGCCATCGAGAGGCCGGCGATGCCGAGCGTGAGCAGCGCGTAGCGGGCGGTCAAGGCGTGCGCGTCGTCCGAAGCGCGCGTTCTTTTTCGCGCAGTTCCTTGCGGTGGCGATAACGCAGCTCGGCCTGGCGAAAGCGCAGCTTCTCCTCTTCGGTCTGCGGCAGGATCGGCGGCACTTCGACGGGCCGGCACTCGTCGTCAAGCGCGACGAAGATCAGCAGCGCGGTGCCCGCTTGTCTGACCTCGCCCGCACGCAGGGACTCGGCTTCGATGCGCACGCCGACCTCCATCGAGGTGCGATGCGTGTAGTTCACCGCCGCTTTGAGGACGACCATGTCGCCCACGTGCACCGGTCCGAAGAAGTCGAGCCGGTCGACCGCGACGGTGACGCAGATGCGCCTGGAATGACGGATCGCGGCTGCGGCGGCCGCTTGGTCGACGAGCTTCATGATGACGCCGCCGTGGACGTTGCCCATCGGATTGGCGTCGGCCGGCTCCATCAACGTGGCCAAGGTGGAAGCCGAAGCGGCCACGGGCTTGGGCGCCAGCGTCGTGGGACTTTTGTCGGCCTGGCTCATGCACCGCGGGGTTCGCCGGGCTTGTCCCGAAACTTTCCCGCTGGCGCGGGAGTAGAATCCATCAATCGGGAGGGTCGACGATCAACGCTGGGGTGCCGGATGAGACGCTGGTGGCGCTTATCCTCCAGGGAGATTCGAGCGCATTCGCGCCGCTGGTCGAGCGGCACAAGCGGGGCATCGTCAACTTCCTGTATGGCACCGTCCGATCGACCGAAGACGCAAACGACCTCGCCCAGGAGACCTTCATCCGCGCCTACTCGCATCTTGGAACGTTCAACCCGCAACTCGCGAAGTTCTCGACCTGGCTCTACCAAATCGCACGCAACGCCGCGCGCACGCATCTCGGAAAGGAACGTCGCCGCCCGCAACATGAGGAGCTCTACGAAGATGAAACTCTGGAGCAACGGCTCCCGGACACCCGGCGCGAGGCTTCGCCCGACGCGATGATCCTCGCCGCAGAAGAGCAGCAGACGGTGCGCAGCGCCCTGCTGACGGTCCCCGAGAAAATGCGGATGGCGCTCTCCTTGCGCTACTACCGGCACATGGAATACCAAGAAATCGCTGACACGATGGGCGTCTCGCTGGGAAATGTGAAGACGCTGATCCATCGCGGCAAGGCGTCGCTCGCGCGCGCCCTCGGCCGCTCTCGTCGATCGCCGATAGGCGACTCACATCAAACGCAGGAGGTAGGCGGACGTGAACTGCTCTGCCTGTGAAGCGCGTCTGGCCGCATATCTCGAGGGCGATGCGTCGCCCCGCGATGTGCAGCTGATCGAGGCGCATCTGAACGGCTGCCCGAGCTGCAGGGCGCTGATGCAGGATCTGCACGCGGTCGAGATCCGGCTCGAAGGCCTGCGCGGCATCGAGCCGCGGCCGGACTTCACGCTGGGCGTGATGGCCGCGGTCGCCGCGTTGCCCGTTCCGAAACCGGCGCGGCTGCGCGTGCGCTGGCTGCTCGCCTACGTCGCAGCGGGCTGGGCGCTGCTCATCGCGCTGACTGCGGCGCACGTCATCAACTGGCAGCACGCGTTTGCGGCTGTCGCTACCGAATTCGGCAAGGCCGGTGTCGCCGGATCGACGTTAGTCGACGTCGGCACCAGGCTGCACGTGCCCGCATACGCCGCCGGTGCGCTGGGGATCGAACTCCTGGTGCTTGCGGCCGGCGCAGTTGCGCTACGCCATTACCTCCCCCGGCTGTCCGGGTGGATCGCGGGGACCCAGGCGATATGATGAACGTACGTGTCGGTCGAGTAAACTCGACCGCTCCATTAGGTCGAGCGAACTCGGCCGCTCCATGGGCCGCGCTGTTGGTGCTCGCGCTGCTCGTGAGCGGGCCGTCAATGGCAGCCGCCGGCAGTGGCCGCTACAGCCACGGCGACGTCGTCGAGTTTGGAAGCGACATCAACATCCCGGCTGGCCAAGAAGTATCGGGCGACGTCGTCGATTTCGGCGGCAATGTGGCCATCCACGGCAAAGTGCACGGCAGCGCCGTCGTTTTCGGCGGCGATCTGCACATCTATCCGGAAGGGGCGGTCGAGAAAGACACCGTTTCGTTCGGCGGCGAGATCATCAACGATTCGACCTCGACCCCTCCGAAGACCAAAAAACATCAGCGCGTCGTGCCGCCTCAGGCGGAGACGCCCGCACCGATGATGTCGATGCCGCCGGAGGACGCCGCGCCGGAGGTGCCTGCCGCGCCCGAGTCGCCGGCCCATGCGTGGGCCGTCAGAGCCTCGATCATCGTGCCGGATCTGCTCTTGACCTTGCTCGCGTTCTTCCTCTTCCCGCTGCGCACCAAGAACGTCGAGGAATACCTCGTCGCGCAGCCGCTGCTGGCGGTTTTCCTCGGCGTCCTCGCGCCGTTCTTCCTCGTCTTCGTGCTCGTCGTGCTGGCCGTGCTGGTCATAACGATTCCGCTGATCCCGGTCGCGCTGATCGCGTTCGTGCTCGCCTATCTGATCGGCAAGGCCGCGATCGCTGCGTTCCTCGGGCGCCGCTTGCTCGAGGTCGCCAAAGTGAATGACCCGCAGCCGCTTGCCATCATCGGCACCGGCCTCGGTGTCATCCTGGTCGTCACCGGCTTCACGCCGACATGGTTCGCGGTCATCATGTTCTCGGTGATCGGAGCGCTGGCCACCGGCGCCGCACTGGTGTCGTTCATGCGCACGCGTCCGGGCCTGCTCGGCGTGCAGGGCACGCCATACGCGACGGTGCCCGCGCCGGTGGCGACGTTCACGCCGCCGTCAGGACCCGCCTCGGGACCGCCCGCGATCCCGCAATAGGCTATTCGAGGTTGTTCAGCAGCAGGCTGTACATCAGCTCGAACTGCTTTTCGTCGACCGGCTGCGAGTCGTTCCAAGTCGCCGACACGCAGTACGTCTTTCCGCTCCTGCTCACGACCTGCGTCGTCAGGTTGAGGACACCCGTCTCGGAGCCGCCTTTGTAGGCCACGCGCGCCCAGCGCGCCGGATCCGCAACGCCCGGATTGATGCTCATCAACGGCAGCGCCGCCACCTTTCCCATGAGCGAACACAGATCGCGCGCGCTGAAGAACCATTCGACGTCGGGCGCGGCGATGCGGCCGGTGAAGATGTCGATGCTCGGCAGTGGTTTAGATGTGAGCGTTTCCAGCACCGCGCGCCGCGCTGCCACGTCCCCCGAGCGCCAGCGCGCGAGCAACTGCGCATTGGCCGGATCTTTGAGCTGAAACGCTTCGCGCGTGGTGAGAAACGGCGTGTCGCGCGGCGGCGCCTCCGCCTCCACGGCGGAACGGCCGACCGTCCGCAGCGCGAGATCCGCGGCCGTGTTGTCGCTTTGCGAGATCATCAGCGCGGCGACGCTGTCGAGCGTCAGCGGTGAGCCGTCGGGCCAGGTCTGCAAGACGCCGGTCGGCAGGCTTTTCCAGCCCGCCCGGATGGTCACGATCTGCGCCCACGACATCCGCTTCGCCTCGACTTGCTTCTTGAGCGCGGCGAGCACCGCCAGTTTGAAGGCCGATCCGACCGCGAGCGGCTCGTCCGCATTGATGGCCTGCGTCACCGTCGTGCCGGCCTCGATGACCAAGCCGACCTTGCCGCGCAAGGCGCGAAACGTATTGACCGCGCCCGGCAAGTCCTTGACCGTCGTTATCGGCTGCTTGAAGTACAGCGCCGTGATGCGCCCGGTGGAATCGAGGGTGATGTACGTCGGTACGCTCGCCTTGGCGAAGACCGTCGAGAAGTGATCGCCTTCGGGGCGCACGTCTTGGTAGGCGCCCAGCTGCGATTTGAGCTGGTCGACCACCGACTGCACTTGCGATGCCGGCGCCTGCTGCAGCAACGACTGGGCGAACCAGTCCGGATCCACCCGGTCCGAGGTGAACAAGCGCGCGATCGCGGCCTGCGGCGTGATCGTGTCGGCCGCCGCAGCCGAGACGAGCGCGCAGGCCACCAGGAGCAGCGACAGCGCGCGCTTCACGGTCAGCGCGTGATCCCGAGATCCTTGTAGAAGGCGTCGTAGTTCACGTCGCGTCCGAGGAAGTTGCGCAGCAGCTGATCGGGCTCGATGCTGCCGCCGGGCTGCAAGATGTCCTGGCGGTAACGCGCGCCGACCACTGGATTCTCCAGCCCGCCCTTTTGGAACACGGTGAACATGTCTTGGGCGAAGACGCGCGACCACAGATATCCGTAGTAGCCGGCGTCATAACCGCCCATGAGATGGCCGAAGCTCGCCTCGGGAATGGTGCCCGGGACGGACGGGAGGGGCGTCATCTTCTTCTTCAAGGCGAACCATACCGACGTGGCGTCGATCGGCGGTGTCGAGCTGTGGATATTCATGTCGTACGTCGCGTAGAACGCCTGGCCGGTCCACGCATAGCCGTCGGCGACGTGCTTGAGCGCGACCATCTTGTTGATCAGGTCATCCGGCAGCGGTTTGCCGGTCTTGACGTTGCTCGAGACTTCTTTGAGGATCGCGGGCTGCCACATCCAGTTCTCGAGCATCTGCGAGGGCGCTTCGACGAAATCGCCGCGCACGGCCGTGCCGTAGTACGTCTCGTAGGGCGCCGTCGAGAGCGTGCTGTGCATCAGATGTCCGAACTCGTGGAAGAACGTCACGACATCCTCGTGGCTGAGCAACGCCGGCTTGCCCGGAGCGCCGACCGGCCAGTTGCCGATGATCGACGAGATCGGCATCTGCCACGAGCCGTCGGGCAAGACGCGTCCAGCCCGCAGCGGGAAGTTGGCGAAGTGATCGTACTTGCCCGGCCGCGGATATAAGTCCAAAAAGAACCAGCCGATCGGTTTGTTGGTCGCGTTGTCGCTGATCGAGTACTCGAGCACGCCCGGCGCCCACGCATCGGCGGGGACGATCGGGTGGAACGTCACGCCGAGCAGCTTTTGGTAGATGCCCATGACGCCCGGCAGCACCTTGTCCACCGGGAAGTACTCGCGCACGACCTCTTGGTCGAGCGCATACTTCGTCTTGACGAGCTGGTCCTCAAAATACGGGTAATCCCACGCTTGGAACGGCTGCACATCTCCCGAACCTGACTTGAGGCCCTTGAGGACGGCGATCTCCGCATTCGCTTTGGGGAGCAGCTTGGCGTCGATCTGCGCGAGGAACGCGTCGACGCGCTGCGGGGTTTTCGCCATCTTCGCGTCGAGCTGATACGACGCCCAGTTGGAAAAGCCGAGCAGATGCGCGAGCTGGTCGCGGACCGCGACCGCCTGCTCGAGCCGCTTGACGTTGGCGTCGCCGCCGCGCGTGAAATACGCCATGTAGAAGCGCTGGCGCGCGGCGCCCAAGCGCTCGTTGCTGAGGAACTGAACGTACGTGCTCTCGTTCACCGGCACGCGATACCCGTCGCCGGAAGGCTTGAACGTCTGGACCATCGCCGGCGGCAGCGAGGCGGCCTCTTGTTTGTCGATGACAATGGAAGACGTGTCTTCCGACAGCGTCCTGCCGAACGCGAGCTCGAGGTCGTTGAGCTGATTGAATAATTTGGTCGTCTGGGCGCGCGTCTCCGGATCAAGACCGGCTCCGGAACGCCGTCCGCTTTCCATGTAGAGCTGGGCGAGCTTGCGGTCTTGCGCGTTGGTGGCGGTGGCCGCGCCCAACTGCGCCATGGCGTAGATGTACGGGTCGGACGAGAGCTCGACTCCGAACTGGGCTTGCTTCTCGTCGCACGCCGTCGACGCGTCGCGCACGTTCTTGTCCACCGAGATCTGCGACAGGACGCCCTGCGCGACCAGTGCGTCGTTCATGTCCGCCATCGCGTTCTCGACCGCTTTGATGCCGGTGTTGAAGCCGGCTTGGCCGATCGGGGTGGTCTCGATCTGCTTGATGGCGGCTTTCGCTTTTTGGATCGCCGCGTCGCATGTGGAGTTGA from Candidatus Eremiobacteraceae bacterium harbors:
- a CDS encoding isoprenylcysteine carboxylmethyltransferase family protein — protein: MDKTKPAAPPPRNPAQGQDWRAVVFKNRGALLVPVALALIIFGQPTELSATIGVIIALCGELLRIWAVGYSGDTTRADVVTAPELVTAGPYALVRNPLYVGNAIIAIGFTIAFTGGIPFAQSFWLLVFVLAIVIAVYAVVIPLEEEYLARTFGYRYTEYTTMVPRFIPWKGALAKSKQQGTWKRKVIGSAEVTTIVLFALMVVVLVLKLTVLRGMTVRF
- a CDS encoding GDP-mannose 4,6-dehydratase, producing MRCLVTGADGFVGQWLIRELLDHGDDVTGVTRGDHTQLTTLSTDAATHVRWLSAELLDPETLRAAVKEAKPQAVYHLAAQASVALSLKDPASTVETNVVGTANVLEACRDEAPDALVIAVGSAEIYGSVDPKALPVREDAPIRPNNPYAGSKAAAEVLALQYAQTGWLRVIATRSFNHTGPGQTTSYAAAAFAKQCADISRGRQAPVLLHGNLSAQRDFLDVRDVVAAYRLLAERGASGTVYNVCSGRAVSMLEIVEDLTRLVDRPVELRQDPERMRPVDTQVIVGDPGLVQRATGWQVSIPLQRTLRDLYDYFLKEDG
- a CDS encoding GDP-mannose 4,6-dehydratase; the protein is MAKKRALITGITGQDGSYLAEFLLEKDYDVFGITRRSSTNSFDRIAHIIDKITLLSGDLLDEHSLVSALRESKPDEVYNLGAQSFVPTSWSQPVLTAEFTAVGVTRLLEAMRNAKPDARFYQASSSEMFGKVQETPQRETTPFYPRSPYGVAKVYGHWITVNYRESYDLFTSSGILFNHESLSANTPVIIRRDGLIDIVPIGEVLRVQPKGRAYQRFETDGLEVWDGESFVDVLQGTAYHHVPRVKNKRVTRIEARCGCVTLTGDHVMFLAGEERRAGDVRPGDKLKRADLPQAPKITKITHELAWLLGAFVGDGYAGPSARGAWHAKFANNDFGLRRRFAEVWKQVTCGRTRETYGSSGFVPGRTVGALALAGAPSFVHWLREVCYTDDAKKRVPAIILNADEQTWVSFLEGYNATDGLKAGNARYPFKNFKTNSPTLAMGLWFMARKALDQDLVLNVEVGPPERPGPFYSMNLRTPYITNTGRHLRKELAEVKRTLPIPDYDGWLYDFTTTSGKFHAGVGECVIHNSPRRGLEFVTRKVTDGAARIKLGLIKELRLGNLEARRDWGDARDYVRAMWLMLQQSNPDDYVIATGTTRTVQDLVAAAFAHAGLDWKKHVVVDPKFIRPAEVDVLVGDASKAQRVLGWRPEITFEQMIAEMVDADLARLRKLNG
- a CDS encoding DMT family transporter, producing the protein MTARYALLTLGIAGLSMAGIFYSLAHAPVVTMVAYRMVFAALLMLPVAFVARGSGAAQTRVPFTRTDLWTTAGAGALFAFDLVIWAMSLKFTSVASAALFVSTHPIFVALLAWLIFRERPTPLILAGIAIGIIGIAIVARHDVLLSGRALIGDGLALLAALAETGYLLCGRSVRRRIDAPRYALGVYASCAAFVCVAALGTGAGFAISAHDLGLAIGLAVVATVLGHTLVSQSLGYMPAAVVAVSFLAQPLMAAVFALMFLGQVIPLTTALGGLVALAGIGVVAYANERQPTEPLEM
- a CDS encoding acyl-CoA thioesterase; amino-acid sequence: MSQADKSPTTLAPKPVAASASTLATLMEPADANPMGNVHGGVIMKLVDQAAAAAAIRHSRRICVTVAVDRLDFFGPVHVGDMVVLKAAVNYTHRTSMEVGVRIEAESLRAGEVRQAGTALLIFVALDDECRPVEVPPILPQTEEEKLRFRQAELRYRHRKELREKERALRTTRTP
- a CDS encoding sigma-70 family RNA polymerase sigma factor, which produces MALILQGDSSAFAPLVERHKRGIVNFLYGTVRSTEDANDLAQETFIRAYSHLGTFNPQLAKFSTWLYQIARNAARTHLGKERRRPQHEELYEDETLEQRLPDTRREASPDAMILAAEEQQTVRSALLTVPEKMRMALSLRYYRHMEYQEIADTMGVSLGNVKTLIHRGKASLARALGRSRRSPIGDSHQTQEVGGRELLCL
- a CDS encoding zf-HC2 domain-containing protein, encoding MNCSACEARLAAYLEGDASPRDVQLIEAHLNGCPSCRALMQDLHAVEIRLEGLRGIEPRPDFTLGVMAAVAALPVPKPARLRVRWLLAYVAAGWALLIALTAAHVINWQHAFAAVATEFGKAGVAGSTLVDVGTRLHVPAYAAGALGIELLVLAAGAVALRHYLPRLSGWIAGTQAI
- a CDS encoding serine hydrolase, yielding MKRALSLLLVACALVSAAAADTITPQAAIARLFTSDRVDPDWFAQSLLQQAPASQVQSVVDQLKSQLGAYQDVRPEGDHFSTVFAKASVPTYITLDSTGRITALYFKQPITTVKDLPGAVNTFRALRGKVGLVIEAGTTVTQAINADEPLAVGSAFKLAVLAALKKQVEAKRMSWAQIVTIRAGWKSLPTGVLQTWPDGSPLTLDSVAALMISQSDNTAADLALRTVGRSAVEAEAPPRDTPFLTTREAFQLKDPANAQLLARWRSGDVAARRAVLETLTSKPLPSIDIFTGRIAAPDVEWFFSARDLCSLMGKVAALPLMSINPGVADPARWARVAYKGGSETGVLNLTTQVVSRSGKTYCVSATWNDSQPVDEKQFELMYSLLLNNLE
- a CDS encoding M3 family metallopeptidase produces the protein MNIRHRVTAAMLAVALLAGALPLAASAATTAPAASPAASSAPAATAPSGPLLPADTGVNWNLTPDQINSTCDAAIQKAKAAIKQIETTPIGQAGFNTGIKAVENAMADMNDALVAQGVLSQISVDKNVRDASTACDEKQAQFGVELSSDPYIYAMAQLGAATATNAQDRKLAQLYMESGRRSGAGLDPETRAQTTKLFNQLNDLELAFGRTLSEDTSSIVIDKQEAASLPPAMVQTFKPSGDGYRVPVNESTYVQFLSNERLGAARQRFYMAYFTRGGDANVKRLEQAVAVRDQLAHLLGFSNWASYQLDAKMAKTPQRVDAFLAQIDAKLLPKANAEIAVLKGLKSGSGDVQPFQAWDYPYFEDQLVKTKYALDQEVVREYFPVDKVLPGVMGIYQKLLGVTFHPIVPADAWAPGVLEYSISDNATNKPIGWFFLDLYPRPGKYDHFANFPLRAGRVLPDGSWQMPISSIIGNWPVGAPGKPALLSHEDVVTFFHEFGHLMHSTLSTAPYETYYGTAVRGDFVEAPSQMLENWMWQPAILKEVSSNVKTGKPLPDDLINKMVALKHVADGYAWTGQAFYATYDMNIHSSTPPIDATSVWFALKKKMTPLPSVPGTIPEASFGHLMGGYDAGYYGYLWSRVFAQDMFTVFQKGGLENPVVGARYRQDILQPGGSIEPDQLLRNFLGRDVNYDAFYKDLGITR